ACGTCATCAAGACGACCACAGGCCAGCCTTTCCGCGCCCGTGACTTCCTGTCGCTCACGCAGGTTAACATGATCTTCATCGGCGACACGATGAAGTACTTCAATGACCGCCTGAACATCCAGATCGGCTTCAAGGAAGCGATGGTCACCCGTCGTATGTACAACTACACGCCGGGCACGCAGTACAACCGCAACCTGCATACGCCTGAGCCGCTGCCGCAGATCGGCATCGCCTGGAACTTCAACAAGGAGCACCAGATCTACGTGTCGGGCAGCACCAACTTCAAGGCGCCGTCCAACACCTCGCTGGTCGATTACTACAACACGGCAGGCGCGCAGACCCAGAAGGGTGGGGCCTCCAAGCCGGAATACACCATCCAGGAAGAACTCGGTTACCGCTATAACGGTGAGCTGATCGTCGGCTCGATCTCGTTCTTCAACTATAACCTGACCAACCGTCAGCAGACCCTCAACTACTATGACGGGACGGCAGGCGCGAGCTACAGCCAGACGGTCAACGCTGGTGGCCAGACTACGCGTGGCGTCGATATCCAGATCGCCACACGCGCCTGGCACCATATCCGCCCCTATGCGACGTTCGAATATCTGCACTCGACGATCGACAACAACATTCGCGTAGGCCGTGACCTGCTGCCGACGGCTGGCAAGATTGCCATTCGTTCGCCGTCCAAGCAGGCCAAGTTCGGCCTCGATTATGACGATGGCAGCTTCTGGTTCTCGGGTCAGGTCATCTATGTCGGCAAGCAATATGCCAGCTTCATGAATGACAGCTCGATCCCGCAATATGTCACCAACCAGGTGGGTATCGGCTATCGCTTCAAGAACAAGGGTTTCATGAAGTCACCGCAGATCCAGCTGAACATGACCAACCTCACGGGCGCCAAGTTCCGCAACGGTGTGTATGGCTTCACCACCAACCTGAACCCGACCAAGGGTGTGTATGGCACCATGATCGCTTCAGGTGGTCAGCCGTCCTACTACCTCAACCCGCCGTTCTCGGCGATGGTCACGCTCTCCACCGGGTTCTGATCATTCAGCAAGGGCCGCTACCGTCCAGCCAAAATGGCTGGCGGTCGGTTCGGGGGTGATCTCGCATTGCAGCCCCCTGCGGCCTGCATTCACGAAGATCGTTTCCTGCTCAAGCGCGTGTCGGTCCAGAAGGATCGGCACGCGTTTTTTTTGTCCGAAGGGGCTGATGCCGCCAGTCTTGTAGGCCGTCAGGCGCTCGGCATCGGGCGGGGCCATCATGGCGGCCGATTTGCCGCCCAACGCGGCCGCAACAGCCTTGAGATGCAGCTTATGGTCCGAGCGGATAACCGCGCAGGCGGGTTTGTCCTTGTCTACCCAGACCATCAATGTCTTGAAAACGCGCTCCGGTGCGACACCGAGTGACTCTGCTGCCTGCAGGCCCTTGCGACTGGCATCGGGGTCGTAGTCATGGCTGTGCAGCGTGTAGGCAATACCCTCTTTTTCCAGAAGGGCGAGGCCAGGTGTCTGGCCAGAGGCGGGTTTCATCAGATCGTCTCCCGAGGGTGGGTGTCAGGCGACCATCAGAAAACCGGACCCTCATTCTGTCAAACCGGCCTCAGCCCTGCTCCACCTCGACGGGTTGGGGCAGGGGCTTGCGGCGCAGGAATGCCAGCACGTTGCCAAGCAGGATCAGGACCAGCCCTGCCAGCATGGGAATGGACCAGTGGACCTGTTCGAAGAAGGCAGACATGCCCAGCGCAATGACGGGGGAGAGAATGGTGGCATAGGCGGCCTTGTCGGCACCGATGCGACGAACCAGTTCGAGATAGAACAGAAAACCCGCCACCGAGCCGAAGAGGGCCAGATAGAGCAGGCCACCCAGCCAGCGTGCCGTAAGCGGGAAACCATAACCATGCCCTGACAGCGGGATGATGACCGCCAGCAAGGTCGCGCCACAGATCATGCCCCAGAAGATGGTGTTGGTCAGACTGATGTCGAACCGGGCGAGATGACGCGAGAGCATGTTGCCGCAGGAGAACAGGAAGGTGCCCAGAAGGGCAAAGCCCATGCCTGCAAGCATCAGATGCCAGTTTTCATGCGCCATGTCCCCTGCCAGAAGCAGGGCCACGCCACAGACACCCAGAATACCGCCAGCCAGCACGCGCAGATCGGGCGTCTTGCGAAAGAACAGCCAGAGATTGAGCGTATTGAACAGGGTGGCCATGCTGAACACCACCGAGACGGTACCGCTCGGCAGATAGAGTTCAGAACTGTAGATGCCAAGGAAGTTGCAGGAGAACAGACAGACGCCCATTCCTGTGATCCAGGGCCATGCCGGTCTGGGCGGGAGGCGCAGTTTGCCTGTCAACGCCAGTCCGCCCCCGATCAGGGTTGCCGACAGGACGAATCGCCAGAAAATAGCCACATCGGCGGTCGTGCCACCAATCTGGAGATGAATGGCAAACCAGGTGAGCCCCCAGAGAATGACGACGGCGAAAAACAGGAAGGGGGCCATTCTGGATCTTTCTTGATTGGGGCGTCAGGGTTTGCTCACATTACGGGATCGGGGAATTAAAAAAAGACGGGTTTTGTCCGGAAACAGGGCGATCGATGCGACTTTGTTCCGGATGCCGCGTTGAGAAGGCCGTGCTGCCCTGCGCAGGCATCCCGGCGGCGATATCAGGGTCGATCTTCCGGAGGGATGACCGAGGGGCAGGGCCCAGCGAGAAGGAACAGCGTCATGAGCTCATTCACGGATAAGGTCAGCGGCACCGTCAAGCAGGTCGTCGGCTCGATCAAGGAAGAAACCGGCAAGCTGACCCATAACGAGAAGCTGGAGGCCGAAGGTGCGGCCCAGAATCTCGAAGGCAAGGCTGAAAAGACCAAGGGCGACGTCAAGAGTGCCGTCAATAACGGCATCGACAGCGTCAAGGACGGCTTCAACAAGCTCTGAGCCTCACTCACGAAAAACGCCCCGCAGCCTCTGCGGGGCGTTTTTGCGTTTTGCGCCTGTATCGCTTGTCCCCAGCGCCATGAGCGCTGGTTCGATGATGTAGCGATCAAGCAGGCAGGGGCAGCACTCTCCAAAAGCACGGCGGTTCACGGCAACCTGCTCTCGGCATCCTCCCCTTCGCATCGTGAGACGGATGACCGGACGGGTTTGGCGGTGAGGATTGAGGCGGTTCGCGTTGGTGGTCATTTGAGTCCTGCGTTTCCTGTGGTGTGAGTTTTTTCGTTTTTTTTGGACTTTTTTGGTTTGGATTGGGTTGTGTGTGGGGTGAGGAATCGGGTGTGGCCCATGTCTGGCGTGGGTTTTGGGGGATTTGAGGAAGTGTTTGACAACCCCCCCTGGTTTCCGTAAAAGCCCGTTCACCGCAGCGGAACACGCCGCGGTGACTGCCTGGAAGACTGAGTAAGATCAGTGGGTTAGGCAGGGTTCTTTGAAAATTGAATAGGTTATGGAAGGGATATGTTGGCGGCGCTTTGGTGTTGTCTGAACCAGTGGTTCTGATGATGAGAGTGCTGACTGATTTATTCTTTTTCGAAAGAACTACAGACGTCAGTTTTTTTTGTTTCGGGATCTATAGTTTGGTTTTGGTTGGCTTTGGCTGGCTGGAATTGAACCTGAGAGTTTGATCCTGGCTCAGAGCGAACGCTGGCGGCATGCTTAACACATGCAAGTCGCACGGACCCTTCGGGGTGAGTGGCGGACGGGTGAGTATCGCGTAGGGATCTATCCATGGGTGGGGGATAACATCGGGAAACTGGTGCTAATACCGCATGATACCTGAGGGTCAAAGGCGCAAGTCGCCTGTGGAGGAGCCTGCGTTCGATTAGCTTGTTGGTGGGGTAAAGGCCTACCAAGGCGATGATCGATAGCTGGTCTGAGAGGATGATCAGCCACACTGGGACTGAGACACGGCCCAGACTCCTACGGGAGGCAGCAGTGGGGAATATTGGACAATGGGCGAAAGCCTGATCCAGCAATGCCGCGTGTGTGAAGAAGGTCTTCGGATTGTAAAGCACTTTCGACGGGGACGATGATGACGGTACCCGTAGAAGAAGCCCCGGCTAACTTCGTGCCAGCAGCCGCGGTAATACGAAGGGGGCTAGCGTTGCTCGGAATGACTGGGCGTAAAGGGCGCGTAGGCGGTTTACACAGTCAGATGTGAAATTCCAGGGCTTAACCTTGGGGCTGCATTTGATACGTGTAGACTAGAGTGTGAGAGAGGGTTGTGGAATTCCCAGTGTAGAGGTGAAATTCGTAGATATTGGGAAGAACACCGGTGGCGAAGGCGGCAACCTGGCTCATTACTGACGCTGAGGCGCGAAAGCGTGGGGAGCAAACAGGATTAGATACCCTGGTAGTCCACGCTGTAAACGATGTGTGCTGGATGTTGGGTAACTTAGTTACTCAGTGTCGAAGCTAACGCGCTAAGCACACCGCCTGGGGAGTACGGCCGCAAGGTTGAAACTCAAAGGAATTGACGGGGGCCCGCACAAGCGGTGGAGCATGTGGTTTAATTCGAAGCAACGCGCAGAACCTTACCAGGGCTTGACATGGGGAGGCTGTATCCAGAGATGGGTATTTCCCGCAAGGGACCTCCTGCACAGGTGCTGCATGGCTGTCGTCAGCTCGTGTCGTGAGATGTTGGGTTAAGTCCCGCAACGAGCGCAACCCTCGCCTTTAGTTGCCAGCACGTTTGGGTGGGCACTCTAGAGGAACTGCCGGTGACAAGCCGGAGGAAGGTGGGGATGACGTCAAGTCCTCATGGCCCTTATGTCCTGGGCTACACACGTGCTACAATGGCGGTGACAGTGGGAAGCTAGATGGTGACATCGTGCCGATCTCTAAAAGCCGTCTCAGTTCGGATTGTACTCTGCAACTCGAGTGCATGAAGGTGGAATCGCTAGTAATCGCGGATCAGCATGCCGCGGTGAATACGTTCCCGGGCCTTGTACACACCGCCCGTCACACCATGGGAGTTGGTTTGACCCGAAGCCGGTGAGCGAACCGCAAGGACGCAGCCGACCACGGTCGGGTCAGCGACTGGGGTGAAGTCGTAACAAGGTAGCCGTAGGGGAACCTGCGGCTGGATCACCTCCTTTCAAGGATGTTTCCTGACACGTTGGGAAACGCCGAAAAAAAGACCTGCATTGGATCAGTGCAGGCAACGGATGGCCTCAGGGCGCCGTCAACATATCCCTTCCTGTAATGTTTTGGGCTAGTAGCTCAGTTGGTTAGAGCACACGCTTGATAAGCGTGGGGTCGGAGGTTCAAGTCCTCCCTGGCCCACCACGACTGTGGTGGTTTCGAGCCTTGAGAGAGTGAAGTTCATTGATGACTATC
The sequence above is drawn from the Asaia bogorensis NBRC 16594 genome and encodes:
- the ybaK gene encoding Cys-tRNA(Pro) deacylase, yielding MKPASGQTPGLALLEKEGIAYTLHSHDYDPDASRKGLQAAESLGVAPERVFKTLMVWVDKDKPACAVIRSDHKLHLKAVAAALGGKSAAMMAPPDAERLTAYKTGGISPFGQKKRVPILLDRHALEQETIFVNAGRRGLQCEITPEPTASHFGWTVAALAE
- a CDS encoding DMT family transporter; its protein translation is MAPFLFFAVVILWGLTWFAIHLQIGGTTADVAIFWRFVLSATLIGGGLALTGKLRLPPRPAWPWITGMGVCLFSCNFLGIYSSELYLPSGTVSVVFSMATLFNTLNLWLFFRKTPDLRVLAGGILGVCGVALLLAGDMAHENWHLMLAGMGFALLGTFLFSCGNMLSRHLARFDISLTNTIFWGMICGATLLAVIIPLSGHGYGFPLTARWLGGLLYLALFGSVAGFLFYLELVRRIGADKAAYATILSPVIALGMSAFFEQVHWSIPMLAGLVLILLGNVLAFLRRKPLPQPVEVEQG
- a CDS encoding CsbD family protein, giving the protein MSSFTDKVSGTVKQVVGSIKEETGKLTHNEKLEAEGAAQNLEGKAEKTKGDVKSAVNNGIDSVKDGFNKL